The window CCGAAAAGCCCATTGTACTCCCCGATATCCTCTACGATCTGGCAAAATGGGACTTGAAACCACAATATCAGGATTCGTTACAGGGACTTATCAAAACACTCGACGAAAACGAAACACTGGTAGTTGAACTTGCCTCTCATACCGATAGCCGCGATACCGAAGAACGTAACGACATCCTTTCACAAAAACGCGCTCAAAGTGTTGTGGATTATCTGATACAACGCGGAATTGACCCCGATCGGCTAATTGCCAAAGGCTATGGCGAACGCGTACCGCGAATACTTGATAAAAATATTACAAAAGATGGTTTCCTGTTTAAATCCGGCACCACTCTTGATGAAACTTTTATTGAATCATTGAAAACTACCGAGGAAAAAGAAGCTGCACATGCCCTGAACCGTCGTACCGAATTCAAAGTGGTTAGCAAAGATTTTGTTCCCAAACCCAAAAATGCTCCTTTAACCACCGAACAAAAAATTGATATTATCACTCAGCCCGATGTGAATACCGTTGCTATTAATATTTTACCCAACAACAACATCGAAATCCCTTGTATTGTTGATGGTTTTAACCGGAAAATAATTTTCGAAAAAGCAGAAAAAGACTTAACTGTTTCACTCGAACAAACCTTGAAACTTCTTCAGGACGGAGCCATAGGCAAATCCGATTTCAAAGGAGATGCCGAAAAAATTCTTGCCGAAGGTAGCGTTGCCGATAAAGCTGTTTTCACGATAAAAGAAATGCGTATAGGCGATAAAACCATCAACAATATCGAAGCCATTGTTAGCCACCGATTAAAAGTTCCGATGATGTTTGGTGAAACCATATTATCTAAATTCAGCAACTTTACAATTGACGAAAAGAAAAAGCAACTGATTTTTAAATAAAACTATATTTTATTTTTTAACCATTAAGACACTAAGTTACACTAAAGTCATAAATGCAAGGAGCTCTCAAATACAACCTTCGCGGCGTTTCGGCAAGCAAGGAAGATGTGCACGAAGCCATTAAAAACCTCGATAAAGGACTATTTCCAAATGCTTTTTGCAAAATAGTTCCCGATTATCTTGCCGGCGACCCTGAATATTGTGTGGTAATGCATGCCGACGGCGCAGGCACCAAGTCATCGCTGGCATACATGTACTGGAAAGAAACCGGCGACCTTTCCGTTTGGAAAGGAATAGCTCAGGATGCAGTGGTTATGAATCTCGACGACCTTCTTTGCGTAGGCGCTACCGATAACATCCTGCTTTCGTCAACCATTGGAAGAAATAAAAACCTGATTCCCGGGGAAGTAATTTCTGCCATCATTTCTGGAACAGAAGAATTCCTGGAGAAAATGAGAAATTATGGCATAGGCATCTGGTCAACAGGAGGCGAAACAGCCGACGTTGGCGACCTGGTAAGGACGATAATTGTGGATTCCACGGTAGTTTGCCGAATGAAACGTTCAGAAGTGATTGATAACCGACATATTCAGCCGGACGATGTCATCGTTGGGCTGGCATCTGCCGGAAAAGCCGTTTACGAAAGCCAATACAATGGCGGCATGGGTAGCAATGGGCTTACTTCTGCCCGTCACGACGTATTTTCCAACGCTTTTGCAAAAAAATACCCGGAAAGTTTCGACCCCAATTTACCTTCAGAAGTGGTTTACACCGGTGGTAAAAATCTTACGGATAAAACCGAAGTGGATGGTATGGATGCCGGAAAACTGGTGCTCTCCCCCACTCGGACCTATGCGCCGGTAATCAAAGAAATGCTGGGGAATTACCGTTCGCAGATCCACGGAATGGTACATTGCAGCGGCGGTGCGCAGACCAAGGTTTTGTATTTTGTGGATAATATTCATGTGATTAAGGATAATCTTTTCCCTGTTCCTCCGCTCTTTGCGATGATTCAGCAGCAGAGTACTACCTCATGGCACGAAATGTACAAGGTTTTCAACATGGGACACAGGATGGAATTGTATGTTCCGGAAAATATTGCAGAAAGCCTGATTTGCATTTCCGAAAAATATGGTATTGCTGCTAAAATCATAGGACATTGCGAAAGCCATACAGGCAAAAAGCTGACAATAAAAAGCAAAAATGGAGTTTTTGAATATTAATTCCCATCCGAAATGGTTCCAGTCTTTCTGAGTATTCACCACATTGCTGTCATCTGTTCCGATTATCAGAAATCCAAAGAATTTTATGTCAATATATTGAAGCTGAAAATTATTGCCGAATTTTACCGTAAAGAAAGAAACTCATGGAAGCTGGATTTATGGGTAAATGATGATACTCAGATAGAATTATTCTCCTTCCCCAATCCGCCTGCACGACCAAGTTACCCGGAGGCAACCGGGCTGAGGCATCTTGCTTTTGCCGTGAAAAGCCTCGACGAATGGATTAATCATTTGAAAAATAATAATATTAACGTTGAACCACCCAGAGTTGACGAATTTACCGGTAAACGTTTTACTTTTTTTGCCGACCCTGACCAGTTGCCAATAGAGTTGTACGAGCTATAGAATCCAAAGATGGTAGAATTTATTTTATATGTTAAAAACCAGCAGTTAAGTAAAGATTTTTACCAAAAACTGCTTTCTGCCTCTCCGGTACTGGATGTGCCTGGAATGACGGAGTTTTTGCTTGAAAAAAATGTCAAACTTGGTTTGATGCCCGAGGATGGAATTCAAAAAATCCTGGCAAACCGGGTTCCTCATCCGAAAACGGGTAACGGAATCCCACGCTGCGAACTATATCTCTACGTTTCTGATCCCGGAACATATTTCAACAAAGCCATCCAGTTGGGCGCTACAGTCATCAGCGAGCTTTCGCCACGGGACTGGGGCGACGAGGTAGCTTACTGTGCCGACACTGACGGTAATATTCTGGCTTTTGCAAAAAAAATTAATCCTTAATAAATGAAAACCGACCTGGTAGTTGCCGGATATATCATTGATGATGATAAAGTTTTGCTTATTCATCATAAAAAACTGGGGAAATGGCTCCCTGTGGGTGGTCATATTGACAAAGACGAAACCCCCGACCAGGCTTTAAAACGTGAAGTAAAGGAAGAAGTAAATCTCGAAATAGAAATTCTTTGCCCATCTCCCTTGCCGTCGGTTGGAAATGTTATCGAAAACCTTGCTTTGCCATTTCATGTGAATGTACACCCTGTAAACGATCACTATCATTGCTGTTTTTATTATCTCTGTAAACCTGTTTTAGGCAATGAAGTAAAAATAAACCATGAATCGAATAGTTTCCATTGGTTTACCGTTGCCGAATTGCACGAGGAAATAGTCCCCGAAGATGTTCGCCTGCAATCACTCTTCGCATTGGAGCTTTTAAAAAAATGATTTCAAACATTTGATTAACCCAAATAAAAGCATTCGGAATAAAAATATTTAAGCAGGTATTGTTTAATTAAAAAAAAATAACGTCCTTTGCAGTCCTTTTAAAAATCAAAGAAAAATATTAAGTCATGGCAAGAATTTGTGCAATTACCGGCAAACAAATGATGGTGGGAAATAATGTTTCTCACTCCAACATAAAAACCAAACGTAGATTTTATCCCAATCTTCAAACCAAGAAGTTTTATATTCCCGAAGAAGATCAGTGGGTTGTATTGAAAGTTTCGGCTAAAGGGCTTCGTACCATTGATAAAAAAGGCATCAGTGCCGCTTTAAAAGATGCCGCCGACAAAGGATTGATTATTTATTAGTTTTTTATAATTTAGTTAGAAAAGCTGTTGCTCATGCAACGGCTTTTTTTATTTTTTACCCGTTCAGATTACATTACACTATAAATAAAAAAAAGCTACCTCAGTCAGAAGTAGCTTTTTTTATTATTAAATTTTATTGAAACTATCTGGCAATAATTACTTTTCTTGTAACCACAATTTTTTGATTTTCTATCAGCGAAATATAATAAACTCCCGAAGGAAGATTGGAAACATTCATTGTAAACAGATTGGCATTTTGTGACAATTGCGATTGTTTTACCAGGGTTCCTGTAAGATTATATAACTTCACTTCTGCCTTCGAACTGTTGATATTATACTGAAGTTTAATAACTGAAGAGGCAGGATTGGGATACAAGGAGACAATAGCCGGCATCTCCTTTTCAGCTATTCCAACATATCCGGCAACAAAAACTACATTATAGCAAACCGAATCCAAAGGATTACGTTCGTTAAAAAACACATATTGTATAGTGTCGTAGCCAGGAATAGAATAAGGATTCAAATCACCAGTAAAATAGAAAAAAGTGTCAGCAGCATTGATGGTAACAGGGTTTTCTGAAACATAAGTTGTGGTTCCATAACAAACATCCCAGCAAAAAGTGTTTTCGTGCCCTGTGGTTACATATTTCTCAACCTTTTTTACTTTAACATCAATGGCAGCACCTGAATTATTTGTAACCCAGATATATGATGACATATATTCATTTGATGGAGGCCTTAGTATCACAATAGTTGAATTATTGGCAACAACTCCACTGCTGTCGGAAAGCGACAGGCTTTGTGCAAAAACAACTGCTGAAAGCAACACAACGGTGGAAAACAAGAGTACAAATTTTTTCATAGGGAATATTAATATTAAAAATGAGAATAAATCTTTATAATTAAAACACCCTGCAAAGATATGGGAAAATCATATTTAAAAAATGAAATATATAAAATTTTTAGTGAGTGCTTTTTTTCTATAATTTTACACCGCAAAATAAGGATTTTTAACCTAAAATTTAACAAAATGAAAAAAACAATACTCGTTGTTATAGTGATAATTGGAATATTCATTATTAACACAAAACCTGTTTTTAGCCAATCGCAAAGAATGGTATTGGCTGAAGAATTTACCAGTTCTACCTGCGGACCTTGTGCCTCACAGAATCCGGCTTTTGATGCATTGCTGCAAGCAAATCCTACAAAAATTACCGCTATTAAATATCACATGAACTGGCCTTCTCCCGGCAACGACCCCATGTATCTGCAAAATACTGTTGATAATGGTTCCAGAAAATCGTATTATTCTATTAATTCTGTGCCAAATGTAAGAATTGACGGTATTTATTTAGCTGGCTCACCCAGTCAGGTTAATCAAAACACTATCAACAATGCCAATGCAGTACCTTCACCCTTTGATATTAATATCAATCAGCGTCTTTCTGCAGCTCAGGATAGTATTTATGTAACCATGTTAATAAAAGCCACTCAGGAAGTTAGTGGCACAATGGTAGCTCAGATTGCTGTTATTGAAAAACATATCCATTTCAATACTGCTCCCGGAACCAATGGAGAAAAAGATTTTTACAATGTTATGAAAAAAATGCTTCCAACTGCTTCCGGAACACAACTTCCTTCATCCTTGTTACCTGGCGATTATGTTATTATTGAAAAATCCTGGAAATTGGAAAATGTGTATAATATTGACGAACTATCGGTTGTGGGATTTGTACAAAACAATACAAACAAGGAAGTATTTCAGGCTGCAAATTCGTCAACAGACCCGATTGTTCCTTTATATGCCAATGATGTGGAAATGTTTGGAGTTAATAATGTGCTGGATAACGAATGTAATTCATTCCTGAATCCGGTAATGACATTACGGAATAACGGTAACCAGCCGCTTACTTCATTAGTCATCAAATACAGCGTTAATGATAGTGAAATTCAAGAATTTCAATGGACAGGAAATGTTCCTACCCTTGCCAAAACACAGGTTACCCTTCCTGAAATAAATTTCAATATGCAACAAGATAATGTTTTGCATGTTTATGGTGTTGAAACAAATAATATTGGGGACGGATACCCCAAAAATGACACTCTCGGTTTTGCTTTTGCACAGTCGCCAATAACCCAGGAAAAAGTTTTCCTCACATTGAAAACCGACGATTTTCCCGAAGAAACAAGTTGGGAAATTGTTGATAACAATAATACTGTAATTTTTTCAGGAGCTAATTACACAAATGCAAACTACCTGTATCGCGACACCCTCGAACTACCCGAAAATGCATGTTATAAATTCATTATTCATGATGCCGGCGGAAATGGTATCTGCTGCGACAACGGACATGGGGTTTATCAGTTGAAAACCGATGCCTCTGTCGAAATTATCGGTGGTGGTCTTTTCACAAATATTGAAATGGCTGCTTTTGAAAAAGACAATTCGACTGGTATCCCTTTTATTGAAAACAATAATTTACATCTCACCGTTTTCCCCAACCCTTTTGGAAATTCTACTAACATTAGTTTCCAGGTTCCTGAAGGTAAAAAGGCTACCATTAGTGTATCAGATGTTTTAGGGAATATGATTCACAAAATTAATATTAATCACGATACACAAAAAACTATTGAACTCAATTGCTCTGACATGAAAGCCGGTGTTTACTTCTTTGTTCTCGAGTGCGAAGGAAAAACAGTTATTACTAAAGCTATTCTGCAACCCTGATAAAGAATTTATAATGCAGATTGCAAAACAGGCACACGTTTTATCCGTAGTGCCTGTTTATTTTTTATCAAAAAAATTGAAAAAATAGTACTGAGGATTATGTTTTTCAGGTAATTATTGACGACGACAAAAAATTGAAATCATTTGTTCTTTTCCTTTTTGAATGCAAAAATAAGCATCAGCATTGCAAAAATTCCTGCTAAAACAGCTCCAAAAACATTCATCTGCTTTCCCAAAAGAATAATAAGCACACCGATCAGGCAGGCTGTTAAAAACATAATAAAACGAAATGTAAACATAACTATTTGTTGTTGTCAAAATTCACAAAGCTAATTTCTGTAATGATACAGCATAATAAAAAAGATGTCCGGATTCATGAATCCGGACATCTTTTTTAGCTGTATTATACTTAAAAACCTGATAGGAAATACACTTATCAGAGAATAATCTTTTACGAACATTCTCATTTAAAACTTTATTTTTCTTTTTTTTACATATAATTTTATATTTATTTGATATTACAAGCAATAAATTTTTGGCTTGTCGTTAAAGTAATAAAAGTAATTTACTACTTTTGAACTTTAGGTAACTTACTATGAAAAAGCATTGGTTATTAGCTTGCTTACTGATAAATATTGCAGTACAATCCTTTGCCACACACCAACGGGCAGGCGAAATTACCTATAAACAGTTGTCGGGATTAAATTATGAAGTTACCATAGTTACCTATTCATATTCACCAAGTCCTGCCGACAGAAATTATCTGGTTATTCATTACGGGGATGGTGATACGGCAATTTTGCAGCGGGTAAATGGTCCGGCGGGCATAAATCCGGCGGGAGAATACTGCCAGCATTTAGGCGAAATGGTGGGATACGAAATTAAAAAAAACATTTACATTGGATTGCACACTTATCCCTCGTTTGGAACTTTCACTCTATGGCTTGAAGACCCTAACAGAAACGGGGGTATCCTTAACGTGCCTAACTCGATAAACACACCTTTATATATTGAATCGCTTCTGGTTATTAACCCTTTTCTTGGTGCCAATACCTCACCCGAATTATTACTTCCGCCAATTGATAATGGATGTGTTGGAGTTTCCTTTCTGCATAATCCCGGGGCTTACGACAGCGAAGGTGACAGCCTTTCGTATAAATTGATGATTTGCCGGGGAGCAATGGGACAAACTATTCCCGGTTATACTTATCCCGAAGCCAGTGAATCGTTCACACTTGATTCTGTTTCGGGCGATATGCTTTGGAAAAATCCTGTCCTTGCAGGCGAATATAATGTGGCATTCCTGATTGAAGAATGGAGAGGAGGCCAACGTATAGGGTATATCACACGAGATATGCAAATAAATATTACTGCCTGCAGCAACGACCCGCCCGTAATACAAAGTATGGCTGATACCTGCATTGAAACCGGAACTACACTTAATTTTTGGGTTGTTGCTACTGATTCTCCAAACCAAAATATTACACTTACCGGAACAGGCGGTCCGCTTGAACTTACTGAAAATCCTGCCACTTTTGAACAACCCGTTGATTCGCTTGGCAAGGTTTCATCTCTTTTTTCATGGACACCAGGTTATGACCAGGTACAATATTCACCCTACACAATGTATTTCAAGGCAACGGACAATGGCTCTCCGGTAAACCTTGTGGATATAAAAACTTTTAATATTAAAGTGGTTGCCTCTGCACCTGAAGGATTGAGTGCCCTTCCACTTGGAAATACAATTAAATTAAACTGGGAAAAACCGGATTGCAATAAGGCAACAGGCTATGCAATTTACCGAAAAGACCAATATTATGGCTATTTACATGACAATTGTGTAACAGGTGTACCGGGATATACCGGTTTTATCCGTATAGCTACTTTAACATCACTGGATGATACTGTTTTTACTGATGATAACAATGGAGCAGGCTTGATACATGGGAGAGATTATTGTTATATGGTAACAATTCTTTATCCCGATAGCGCCGAAAGTTATCCCACGCCCGAAGTTTGTTCGGCATTGAAAAAAGACCTTCCTGTAATTACAAATGTAAGCATTGGGAACTCTGACCCTGAAATGGGTGGAGTGTATGTTGCCTGGTCGAAACCAACGGAAATAGATACCGTACAGGCTCCGGGACCATATAAATATGTAGTTATGCAATCCGATGGATTTTTTGGTGAAAATTTGGTCCCGGTAGATTCTACCATTAAGCTTAACGATACTATCGTTTACAAAATGTATTTGAATACAACCGACAATCCCCTGAGTTATCGTATTGATTTTTATAATAACGATCCTTCAAACTATTTTAAAATTGGAAGCTCG is drawn from Lentimicrobiaceae bacterium and contains these coding sequences:
- a CDS encoding NUDIX domain-containing protein, with product MKTDLVVAGYIIDDDKVLLIHHKKLGKWLPVGGHIDKDETPDQALKREVKEEVNLEIEILCPSPLPSVGNVIENLALPFHVNVHPVNDHYHCCFYYLCKPVLGNEVKINHESNSFHWFTVAELHEEIVPEDVRLQSLFALELLKK
- a CDS encoding AIR synthase-related protein, with amino-acid sequence MQGALKYNLRGVSASKEDVHEAIKNLDKGLFPNAFCKIVPDYLAGDPEYCVVMHADGAGTKSSLAYMYWKETGDLSVWKGIAQDAVVMNLDDLLCVGATDNILLSSTIGRNKNLIPGEVISAIISGTEEFLEKMRNYGIGIWSTGGETADVGDLVRTIIVDSTVVCRMKRSEVIDNRHIQPDDVIVGLASAGKAVYESQYNGGMGSNGLTSARHDVFSNAFAKKYPESFDPNLPSEVVYTGGKNLTDKTEVDGMDAGKLVLSPTRTYAPVIKEMLGNYRSQIHGMVHCSGGAQTKVLYFVDNIHVIKDNLFPVPPLFAMIQQQSTTSWHEMYKVFNMGHRMELYVPENIAESLICISEKYGIAAKIIGHCESHTGKKLTIKSKNGVFEY
- a CDS encoding gliding motility-associated C-terminal domain-containing protein: MKKHWLLACLLINIAVQSFATHQRAGEITYKQLSGLNYEVTIVTYSYSPSPADRNYLVIHYGDGDTAILQRVNGPAGINPAGEYCQHLGEMVGYEIKKNIYIGLHTYPSFGTFTLWLEDPNRNGGILNVPNSINTPLYIESLLVINPFLGANTSPELLLPPIDNGCVGVSFLHNPGAYDSEGDSLSYKLMICRGAMGQTIPGYTYPEASESFTLDSVSGDMLWKNPVLAGEYNVAFLIEEWRGGQRIGYITRDMQINITACSNDPPVIQSMADTCIETGTTLNFWVVATDSPNQNITLTGTGGPLELTENPATFEQPVDSLGKVSSLFSWTPGYDQVQYSPYTMYFKATDNGSPVNLVDIKTFNIKVVASAPEGLSALPLGNTIKLNWEKPDCNKATGYAIYRKDQYYGYLHDNCVTGVPGYTGFIRIATLTSLDDTVFTDDNNGAGLIHGRDYCYMVTILYPDSAESYPTPEVCSALKKDLPVITNVSIGNSDPEMGGVYVAWSKPTEIDTVQAPGPYKYVVMQSDGFFGENLVPVDSTIKLNDTIVYKMYLNTTDNPLSYRIDFYNNDPSNYFKIGSSQVASSVFLTATPSDRTVLLNYNFNVPWTNSSYIIYRLYLSDRKFDTLTITNQTSYLDTGLINGNKYCYQVKSIGRYASPGMVVPIANVSQHACAIPLDNVAPCAPLLDVSTNCSEIANTLIWTFPGQHCADDAVKYYIYYSALSSSELHLIDSIEDMDDTVYVHNNSTYVGCYAVMVGDSMGNISDTSNIVCIDEDACSAYDLPNAFTPNGDNFNDFYKALNFVSANRIDLTIFNRWGKKVYHTTDPAFTWDGKSMENHRDCSDGVYFYVCDVYLQTLSGEKKQTLKGSVEILR
- a CDS encoding Omp28-related outer membrane protein produces the protein MKKTILVVIVIIGIFIINTKPVFSQSQRMVLAEEFTSSTCGPCASQNPAFDALLQANPTKITAIKYHMNWPSPGNDPMYLQNTVDNGSRKSYYSINSVPNVRIDGIYLAGSPSQVNQNTINNANAVPSPFDININQRLSAAQDSIYVTMLIKATQEVSGTMVAQIAVIEKHIHFNTAPGTNGEKDFYNVMKKMLPTASGTQLPSSLLPGDYVIIEKSWKLENVYNIDELSVVGFVQNNTNKEVFQAANSSTDPIVPLYANDVEMFGVNNVLDNECNSFLNPVMTLRNNGNQPLTSLVIKYSVNDSEIQEFQWTGNVPTLAKTQVTLPEINFNMQQDNVLHVYGVETNNIGDGYPKNDTLGFAFAQSPITQEKVFLTLKTDDFPEETSWEIVDNNNTVIFSGANYTNANYLYRDTLELPENACYKFIIHDAGGNGICCDNGHGVYQLKTDASVEIIGGGLFTNIEMAAFEKDNSTGIPFIENNNLHLTVFPNPFGNSTNISFQVPEGKKATISVSDVLGNMIHKININHDTQKTIELNCSDMKAGVYFFVLECEGKTVITKAILQP
- a CDS encoding VOC family protein, coding for MVPVFLSIHHIAVICSDYQKSKEFYVNILKLKIIAEFYRKERNSWKLDLWVNDDTQIELFSFPNPPARPSYPEATGLRHLAFAVKSLDEWINHLKNNNINVEPPRVDEFTGKRFTFFADPDQLPIELYEL
- a CDS encoding VOC family protein, with product MVEFILYVKNQQLSKDFYQKLLSASPVLDVPGMTEFLLEKNVKLGLMPEDGIQKILANRVPHPKTGNGIPRCELYLYVSDPGTYFNKAIQLGATVISELSPRDWGDEVAYCADTDGNILAFAKKINP
- the rpmB gene encoding 50S ribosomal protein L28 is translated as MARICAITGKQMMVGNNVSHSNIKTKRRFYPNLQTKKFYIPEEDQWVVLKVSAKGLRTIDKKGISAALKDAADKGLIIY
- a CDS encoding T9SS type A sorting domain-containing protein, which translates into the protein MKKFVLLFSTVVLLSAVVFAQSLSLSDSSGVVANNSTIVILRPPSNEYMSSYIWVTNNSGAAIDVKVKKVEKYVTTGHENTFCWDVCYGTTTYVSENPVTINAADTFFYFTGDLNPYSIPGYDTIQYVFFNERNPLDSVCYNVVFVAGYVGIAEKEMPAIVSLYPNPASSVIKLQYNINSSKAEVKLYNLTGTLVKQSQLSQNANLFTMNVSNLPSGVYYISLIENQKIVVTRKVIIAR